Genomic DNA from Candidatus Peregrinibacteria bacterium:
ATGGTTACGATTTGAAGTAACTCACAATCACTGCTTCACTTCCTTCAAAAAACTCATCGAAGCCGTCTCAGAGTTTCTCCTCACTTTCCAAAAACCAAACCTCCTATCTCTTATCACTGTTAATTCTTAGACTCTAGGTAATGAATCCTTTTTAGCGTATTTAGAAGGATCTCTTTTGTCATCTCTTGGAGAAAGTTCCACGCTGGCAACATGAGGTATAAATTACGCCTGCTTTTTTTCGGAAGAATTCTAAAAGTTCGACTTCTTATCGCCTTCTCAAACAGATCGGAATATCCAACCATTTTTATTTCGATTCTTGTAGAGCCTTTTTTTGAAGATTTTATAATGGGATGGCAGATGTTTACATCGTGATCATCTCCAAAATACTTTGAGAAAGTATGATTTTTTCTTACCTTTGGCGGGAATCGAAAGCCTGCATGAAGATACTGATTCCTGTGTTGATACAAAGAATATAATGCGACAAAAAATAAGCGACCTATTTTATTTTTATTATGCATACCGAGTATATTAAGGATTTTTTTATCCTTCCTCTTGCTTCGTAGAAGATTGTTGAAAATTTTATCACTAATAATCAAATGGAAATTTTTATAATATCCATTTTTTAGCATTTCATCGTAATGTTTTTTTCTAAAACTTTTGCTCATTCTTCTCAAAACTGCATCCGAGAAATAAAAGGCTGTTTCTTTGTTGCCCAAAGCATCTAGTATTCTAAAAAGGTTAAGATAGCTTTCTTCTGGAAAATTATATTGTAACAGAAGGGCTCTATGGTAAGTAGAAATCAAATTGTCTAATTTAAAAATTTTCTTAATGTCGCTTGTCTTTCTAGACTCTCTCAACGAAATAATTTTTTCAAAGATTTTCTTTATTTCAGCTTGAATATTCTTATCCTTTAAAACTTCTACATTGATGTCTGTTTTTATTTTTTCATGAACCACAACTCTTTCCTCAAATGCAGTATACGAGCCGTTGTTAATGATATGTTCAACTTCTACAATCCCAACATCAAGATAAATACTAATCATTTCGAGAATTAAACTCATATAACGGTTATTATTAATTTCCAGTATTACTTGACCTCTAGATTTATCGCCAGCATTTCTTAAGACTAACCCTCTTCCTATTCCTTCTAAACTTACGCCGTGAGGAGAAATACTGCTAACATTTAGGATATATGTTGATTTATTCATTAATTTATTGTAAATCGGATGAATTATAGAGAAATTCTGAAGAAAATTTAGGCAAAAAAATGAGTAAAGCCTACCCCACCACCACCTTCCTCTTCTCCACCTTCACTTTCATCTCCTTCTCCGTGTCGATTTTCCCTTCGAGAAGAATCTTCGCGAGTTCGTCCACGACTTCTTTTTCAATAATTCGTTTGAGAGAACGTGCGCCGAATTGCGGATCAAACCCTGTCGCGAGAAGATATTCGGTAATTGTTGGATCAAACTCCACTTTGAGCCCTTTCTGCGCCAAACGGTGCACCACTTTTTGGAGCTCAAGATCAACAATTTGAGCAATATCTTTCTTGTTCAACTTTTCAAAAATCACAATGTCATTGAGACGATTTAAAAATTCTGGGCGGAATGATTTTCGGAGAATTTCAACTATTTGCTGGCGAAGAATTGCGGAAACTTTTTCGCTCTTTTCTTCGAGAATCAGATGAGAGCCGATATTTGATGTCATGATAATAATCGTATTTTTGAAATCCACCGTTCGTCCTTTTGAATCCGTGAGTCGTCCATCATCCAAAACCTGCAAAAGCACATTCCATATATCTGGATGAGCTTTTTCAATTTCATCAAATAAAATGACGCTAAATGGTTTTCTTCGAACCGCATCGGTGAGCTGACCTCCTTCTTCGTAACCGACATATCCCGGAGGCGCACCAATAAGACGTTGAATGGAAAATTTCTCCATGTATTCCGACATATCAATGCGAATCATCGCATGTTCGTCATTAAACAAAAATGTTGCGAGCGCTTTGGCAAGCTGAGTTTTTCCGACTCCCGTTGGTCCGAGAAAGAGAAATGATCCCACGGGTTTATGTTCATCCGAAAGCCCAGCTCGCGAACGACGAATGGCATTTGCAACGGAATGAATGGCGTCTTTTTGGCTGACGACTGCCTTCGACAATTCTTCTTCGAGTCGAAGAAGTTTTTGCTTTTCTGATTCCACGAGTTTGGTGACGGGAATTCCGGTCCATTTGGAAATTACTGCCGCAATATCTTCTGGAATAACGACTTCTCGAAGATATGATTTTCCTTTTTCTTGGAGTTTTTCGATTTCCTTTTCTGCAGCTTGAATTTTTTTCTCGAGTCCCGGGAGAACACCGTACCTCAGTTCTGCAGCTCTTTGAAGATTCGATTCTCTTTCGCTTTTCTGAGCTTCAAACTTCGCTTTTTCATACTCTTCTCGAAGAGCCGCCACATTTGTGAGTTTTCCCTTTTCCTGACGAAACGTAAGTTCAAACGCTTTCACCTCTTCTCTCAGATTCGCAATATCTTCCTGAACTTCAGAAAAACGTTTTTTGCTCACCGCATCTTTCTCTTTTTTCAGTGCTTCTTTTTCAATTTCGAGAGTGATGAGCTTTTTCTTTTTCCGTTCGAGTTCCACAGGTTCGCTCGTGAGTTCCATTTTGAGAGCGGATGCGGCCTCGTCGATAAGATCAATAGCTTTATCGGGAAGTTGGCGATCAGAAATATATCGATTGGAAAGTTCTGCCGCCGCAATAATTGCGGGATCAGAAATACGAATGCCATGGTGCATTTCGTAGCGTTCTTTTATTCCACGAAGAATGGCAATGGTATCTTCGACGCTCGGCTGATCAACAAGAACTGGCTGAAATCTTCGTTCGAGCGCGGCATCTTTTTCTATATGCTGGCGATATTCCTTAATTGTTGTCGCGCCGATTGCGTGAAGCGAACCACGAGCGAGAGCTGGTTTGAGAAGATTCCCTGCATCAGGGGAGCCTTCCGTTTTTCCGGCGCCGACAATGGTGTGGAGTTCATCAATAAACAAAATAATCTGCCCACTCGATTTCTCTACTTCTTTGATCACTTCTTTGAGTCGCTTTTCAAAATCACCACGATACATCGCTCCGGCTAGAATTGCTCCCATATCGAGAGAAATAATTTCCTTGTTTATGAGTGCATCGGGAACATCGCGATCAATAATTTTTTTTGAAAGACCTTCCACAATCGCCGTTTTTCCGACTCCCGGATCTCCGATGAGAACGGGATTATTTTTTGTCCGACGAGAAAGAATTTGAATCGTTCGGCGAATTTCATCATCTCGTCCGATGACGGGATCAATTTTTCCTTCTGCGGCAAGTTTCGTAAGATTGATTCCATATTTCTCCAGAGCTTTTCCTTGATGCTCTCCTCCTTCTCTTCCCTGAACTGAAGAAGTTTCTCGGAGGAGACTCACGACCTTTTCAATCTCTCCAGCGGTAATAGCGTAGGCATCGAAAATTTCATTTTTTATCGAAGTGCCTTTCACCGTTGCCATTGCGAGAAAAACATGATCAACAGAAAGAAATTCTTCCTTCATTTTCGCCATAATTTTTTCTGCTTCGAGCAAAACTTTTTGTACTTCTTTTTCAAAAGATAATTCCGCTCCTTCAGTTTTTGGAAGCGTGTTTATTTTTTGCTGTACGGCATTCAAAACAATATCCGGCTTTATTCCAATTTTGAGAAGAATTTGTGGAACAATTCCATTTTCTTGTTCAAGAAATGCCTTGAGGAGATGATAATTCGTAACGAAGGCATGACTCAAAACATTTGCCGATGATTGTGCTTCTTGAAGAGCTTCAGAAAGCTTAAGCGTGAATTTTTCTGCTTTCATAATATGTGATAATATTAGCACTCTTTATTGTAGAGTGCTAGCGATTCCGCGTCAAATGAAAAAGACCTACTCTTTTCAGAGCAGGTCTTTCTTTCAATTCTCAATCACATTTTACTCATGCAGGTAATTTTTCCATCCTCGTGTCGTTGGATCATTTTTTAGATGACGAACTTCACCAGCAGCATTCTCAAATGCACTCTCTGCTGCATTAAGATTCAGCTGCACGGTATTTGTCTCAGAAACATCTGCTGAAACATCGCAAAGAACCCTTAATTCCACATGTGCTTTTGCACGAATTTGAGATCCTTCCGCAGAGGAAACAAAATGATTGTTCGCATCAAGTGAAACTCCTCCGAGATCAAAGAATGCTGATTCATTTCCATCACGACGGAAAAGATGACATAAAGAAAGTTTTCCCGCATTACCAGTTTCAACATTCTCGAAGGTCAAAGCGCCCAAAGAAAGATCTTCAGAGACATTTGAGGTGAGTACTCCATTCCATACAAGGGCTTCATTTGTTCCTGCAGTATATGAATGATCGGCAGTGCTGATCTGAGTAAGCGAGAATGTTTCTGGAATAATCGTAATTGTTCCTCCAACCGGATTTTCTACCGGTAAAATTTGATGTGGTCCGGTTCCAGCAGGTCCACCGGTGGAAATTGTTCCAGAAGTGAGACCATGAATTTCCATTTCTGGCATGAGAAGTTCAAAAGTAAATTGGCATCCAACATTTGCAAGTGAGGTTACCACTCCCGTAATGTTGAAATTGGAAGTTGCGCCAACTTGCATATCAAATCCTTGAGGAAATACCGCGATCGGAGCTCCATTGATATATGACAAATATACTGGTCCGAGAACTGTTTCTCCACTTTGAACATCTACAAGCGCGACATTGGCGAAGGTATCAAAGGCATCGGTAATGGTGCAACTTCCATAATTTACCTTAAGCATCGTATGTTCTTCTGCAATATGAATTGGTTCTCGAGAATTATTGATTACGGAAAATGTTCCAAAGACGGCATCCGTCGTTCCGGGAATAAATTCTACGGGATCATTACTCATGGCAAAAGTGATAGAAGTTGGCTCTGGCTCTGTAACTTGCACAGAAATATCTTGTGCATTATTTCCGAGATCTGGATCAAAAACATCTGAACTAATCACGATACTATTCATTCCTACTCCCACAACTAGGGCTTCTGCTGTATACACGATCTCTCTCACTTCGTTTCCTCCAAACTCATTTGCATCTGCACATTCAAATCCAGTTCCACTCAGAACACAATTTACTCCAGCTGGAACAGTCACAAATTGTACATTTCCGAAATGGGCATCAAGAGTATCTGTAAGTTGTACCGTTGCAAAGTCAGGACCAAGATTTACATAACTCACCGTGTAGGTCACCACTCCATTCACGAGAACATTTTGAAGGTCTGCAGTTTTTGTCACTGCAACGTCAGCACTTGGAGGATTTTGAATTACCACCATGAAATCATCAGTATTATTTGCTCCATTGGGATCTTCGAGGTCAGAACTTACTTCTACAACATTTATTCCGCTTCCTGCGACAATTGCTTCCGCTGTATACACAATTTGTCGCACTTCTCCAACACTGAATATAATAGCATCGGTGCACTCAAAAGATCCAACTCCCATAACACAGCTCACAGAACTTGGAGTTGCTACAAAAATTATATTTCCCAAATGTTCATCAAACGCATCAACAATTCGAACTCCAGTTGTAGAGCTTGCTCCAAGATTTGTATATTCGAGAGTATACGTTACTACATCACCAAGAGTTGCATCGGTATGATCAGCAGTTTTAAGAATGCTGACATCAGCAGATGGCGGGTTTGCAATCTCAACAATTACTTCATCAGTGTTATTGGCTGCATCTGGATCTTCGAGATTTGAGACGATTTCTACTGTATTCATCCCAGAGCCTGCCACGAGGGCTTGGGCGGTATATACCACTTGTCGCACTTCTCCCACTCCAAATATATTTGCATCAGCACATTCAAATCCTGTTCCACTCAAAGCACAATTCACTCCACTTGGCACAGAAACAAATTGAATATTGCCGAGATGTTCATCAAGTGCATCAGATATTTGGACTTCTGTTGTGGCTTTTGGACCAAGATTTATATAATCAAGAGTGTAGGTAACGACCGCTCCGAGAGTCGTACTTTGACGATCTGCAGTTTTTGAAATGCCAACATCGGCCGTTGATACTGGCTGAATACATGCTCCATTTCCTCGACCAAATTCACAGGCAATAATTTTTCGTTTTGGTTTTTCTTCACGACAATAAAATTCAATAATGAGGTTATTGTGACCAATATTATAATCTCGAAAGACAAAATCTTTATTGTGCCTTCCGAGGCGTAATGTCGCATTTACCGTCCCCCTTTCAAACTGATTCATCCCTCCGTCAGAATCTTGACAAGATACCCATCCAAATTCCAAATCGAGAAGGCTATCACTTTTTCCAACTTCATCTGGAAACTGGCGATATATACTAGCGTCATCAGAAGTTTGACTTGCAGCAGACACGATTTCCGCATTCAAAAAAGAGAACGCGAAAAGAAAGGAAAACAAAAGCAGACTTCCGAAAAAAATCTTCCGCGAAAAGTAAGAATTTTGCGAGAACATAGGATGGGGATAAAAGAGAAAAAAACTTCTTCACACATGGGACATTATGAAGAAGCGTGTTTGAAAATTGTTGAGATCATAGCATGGGGGAAAAAAAATGCAAAAAGATTTGAAAGATTTTTTCAAAAAACGGAATCTTGTTTAATTTTTATTTAATTTTTCTTTTGTTCGTTCGACTATCCACCGAAATGGAAACATCATAAGAATCCAAGGAAATTCAGAAAGGACAGCGAAAAATACAACTTCTGGTGGAAAAAAGTTCGCCGCGAGAACAATTGCAATACCATTATTCATATATGTTTTCGATATGGAAACCGTAACTTTATCTGAGAAATTGCCCCAAAAATACGAAAAATATCCAAAACAATGAAAGATCAGAAAGAGTGGAAAAAGGAGCAAAAGTTGTTTCCAAATTCCGGAGAAATCACGGAAAAAATATTCTGAATAAGGAGCTGCAACAAAATAAAAAAGAAAAAAGAGGAATATGATGTTTATGCTTTTCCCATGTGTTCGGATTGTTTTTGAAAACATTGGCGGGAAAATTTTTTTACATATTTCCGCTGCTAGGATCGGAAGAAAAATAAGGATTACAAGCCTCTGAAACATATCCATGAGAGGAATCTCCACATGAACACCGGAAAGCAAAAAGAAAAGAGGAGGAAGAGTGAATGGGAGCACAAGATGCTGAATCACAAGAATTGCTAAGGACAAAGGAATATTTCCCTTTACAAAGTCTGTGAGAACCGGTGTCGAGACTCCGGGAGGCACTGCAGAAATAAGAAGAAGTGCCAAAGCAAAATCCGGAAAAAATTTCTCCGAAATGAGGAATACAGCGACAGGAAAAACAATAAGGAAGAGAATGGTGAGGTAAATGAGAAGTATCGGCTTTTTGACCTGACGCAAAACTTCCGAAGTATCGATTCGAAAAAATACTAAAAATAAAATTACAAAAAGAATCCCATTGAGAACAAATATGCCGTTTTTTCCGTATTCCGGAAAGAAAATGCCGAGGAGAAATCCGAGAAAAAATACTATCCAAAAATACTGTTCAAGAAAGGATGATATTTGAGAAAAAGAAAGTTTCATAATAATGAAGATTTTTCGCAAAAATCCTACAGAATTTCTCCATTTTGTGCTACAATAAAGGAAGATTTTAGCAATTGGAATGAAATCAGTTTTGATAATTTTTGGTTCCACGGGAGGAAATACAGAAATCGTTGTTGATTTTGTGGGAAATATTCTTACACAAAAAACCCATGCAGTTCAGATTGAACGTGTAGAGAAAAGCGTTATTTCGGATCTCGAAAAATATGATGTGACAATTCTTGCAGCGCCAACATATGGTCATGGAGTCATGCAACCGGATTTTGTTCCTTTTCTTCAAACACTGAAAAATACGAATCTCGCGGGGAAAAAATTTGCCATTATTGGACTTGGAGATCCAAAATA
This window encodes:
- a CDS encoding AAA family ATPase, with translation MKAEKFTLKLSEALQEAQSSANVLSHAFVTNYHLLKAFLEQENGIVPQILLKIGIKPDIVLNAVQQKINTLPKTEGAELSFEKEVQKVLLEAEKIMAKMKEEFLSVDHVFLAMATVKGTSIKNEIFDAYAITAGEIEKVVSLLRETSSVQGREGGEHQGKALEKYGINLTKLAAEGKIDPVIGRDDEIRRTIQILSRRTKNNPVLIGDPGVGKTAIVEGLSKKIIDRDVPDALINKEIISLDMGAILAGAMYRGDFEKRLKEVIKEVEKSSGQIILFIDELHTIVGAGKTEGSPDAGNLLKPALARGSLHAIGATTIKEYRQHIEKDAALERRFQPVLVDQPSVEDTIAILRGIKERYEMHHGIRISDPAIIAAAELSNRYISDRQLPDKAIDLIDEAASALKMELTSEPVELERKKKKLITLEIEKEALKKEKDAVSKKRFSEVQEDIANLREEVKAFELTFRQEKGKLTNVAALREEYEKAKFEAQKSERESNLQRAAELRYGVLPGLEKKIQAAEKEIEKLQEKGKSYLREVVIPEDIAAVISKWTGIPVTKLVESEKQKLLRLEEELSKAVVSQKDAIHSVANAIRRSRAGLSDEHKPVGSFLFLGPTGVGKTQLAKALATFLFNDEHAMIRIDMSEYMEKFSIQRLIGAPPGYVGYEEGGQLTDAVRRKPFSVILFDEIEKAHPDIWNVLLQVLDDGRLTDSKGRTVDFKNTIIIMTSNIGSHLILEEKSEKVSAILRQQIVEILRKSFRPEFLNRLNDIVIFEKLNKKDIAQIVDLELQKVVHRLAQKGLKVEFDPTITEYLLATGFDPQFGARSLKRIIEKEVVDELAKILLEGKIDTEKEMKVKVEKRKVVVG
- a CDS encoding DUF11 domain-containing protein, producing MSAASQTSDDASIYRQFPDEVGKSDSLLDLEFGWVSCQDSDGGMNQFERGTVNATLRLGRHNKDFVFRDYNIGHNNLIIEFYCREEKPKRKIIACEFGRGNGACIQPVSTADVGISKTADRQSTTLGAVVTYTLDYINLGPKATTEVQISDALDEHLGNIQFVSVPSGVNCALSGTGFECADANIFGVGEVRQVVYTAQALVAGSGMNTVEIVSNLEDPDAANNTDEVIVEIANPPSADVSILKTADHTDATLGDVVTYTLEYTNLGASSTTGVRIVDAFDEHLGNIIFVATPSSVSCVMGVGSFECTDAIIFSVGEVRQIVYTAEAIVAGSGINVVEVSSDLEDPNGANNTDDFMVVIQNPPSADVAVTKTADLQNVLVNGVVTYTVSYVNLGPDFATVQLTDTLDAHFGNVQFVTVPAGVNCVLSGTGFECADANEFGGNEVREIVYTAEALVVGVGMNSIVISSDVFDPDLGNNAQDISVQVTEPEPTSITFAMSNDPVEFIPGTTDAVFGTFSVINNSREPIHIAEEHTMLKVNYGSCTITDAFDTFANVALVDVQSGETVLGPVYLSYINGAPIAVFPQGFDMQVGATSNFNITGVVTSLANVGCQFTFELLMPEMEIHGLTSGTISTGGPAGTGPHQILPVENPVGGTITIIPETFSLTQISTADHSYTAGTNEALVWNGVLTSNVSEDLSLGALTFENVETGNAGKLSLCHLFRRDGNESAFFDLGGVSLDANNHFVSSAEGSQIRAKAHVELRVLCDVSADVSETNTVQLNLNAAESAFENAAGEVRHLKNDPTTRGWKNYLHE
- a CDS encoding bile acid:sodium symporter, translated to MKLSFSQISSFLEQYFWIVFFLGFLLGIFFPEYGKNGIFVLNGILFVILFLVFFRIDTSEVLRQVKKPILLIYLTILFLIVFPVAVFLISEKFFPDFALALLLISAVPPGVSTPVLTDFVKGNIPLSLAILVIQHLVLPFTLPPLFFLLSGVHVEIPLMDMFQRLVILIFLPILAAEICKKIFPPMFSKTIRTHGKSINIIFLFFLFYFVAAPYSEYFFRDFSGIWKQLLLLFPLFLIFHCFGYFSYFWGNFSDKVTVSISKTYMNNGIAIVLAANFFPPEVVFFAVLSEFPWILMMFPFRWIVERTKEKLNKN
- a CDS encoding flavodoxin domain-containing protein, coding for MKSVLIIFGSTGGNTEIVVDFVGNILTQKTHAVQIERVEKSVISDLEKYDVTILAAPTYGHGVMQPDFVPFLQTLKNTNLAGKKFAIIGLGDPKYEKEYHLESAKMLEETVKKQGGILVVQSLRITKSPVPLLDGKITDWTNGFSEATQK